Within the Deltaproteobacteria bacterium PRO3 genome, the region GGGGGATTCGACGGCGACCGTGTCCCCGGCCTTGGCGACCGCGCGCAGGCAGAGGTTGAGGGCCTCCATACAGCCGTTGGTGATCAGGACCTCGTCGGGTTTGAAGGCCCAGCCGAGCTCGAGGCCGCGCTTGGCGATCTGGCGGCGCAGGGCCGGAAGGCCCGGCGGGAATTCGTAGCTTAAGGCCTTGGCGCAGGACTCGCGGGCCAAAGCGGCGGTGAGGCGGGCCAGGGTCTTGGCGGGCATCAATTCCGGCGAGACCACCGCCGCGCCCAGCGGCACCACTTCGGGGTCTCGGGTGGAGGCGAGCACCTCGGCGATCAAGTCGCCCGAGCTCAGGCGCACCGCCGAGGCCGGCGGGGCGGAGATCGTGGGTTCGGGAGGAGGGGCCTGCGGGCGGGGCTTCACGTAAAAGCCCGACTGGGGTCGCGCTTCGATCAAGCCCTGGTTTTCCAGGAGGAAATAGGCCTGCAGGACGGTGGAGACGCTGACCCGCTGCTGGCGGCTGGTGCGGCGCACCGAGGGGATGCGCTCGCCGGCGCGCAGCACGCCCTCGCGGATTTGGCGGGCGATGCCTCCGGCGACTTGCTCGTAGAGTTTGGCTTCGGCTCTTTCCATGAAACGAAAGTTACCCGATTTGGACCTCGAGCGGCATGCACAGTCCGTCGAAAACGTTTCAGGTACAGTTTTATATCAAAACAAACTGTTATGGTCACAATTTATTTTGATTGAATCTGTATTGTTTTCTCGCGCGGGCTCATAGTCGGGTCATGAAGGCCTGGACGATTACCTTGGGGGAACGGCAGCTGTGGCGCCCCGCCTTTCGCGGGACGGCCTATCGGCTGCGCTGCGTCCGAGGGCGGGTCTGGGCCACCCGCGACGGGGACGGGGTGGATTATATCCTCGGTCCCGGAGAAGCCTGGGAGGCGGAAGGGGAGGACGGCGTCCTGCTGGAGGCGTTGACCCCCGCCGAGATCGTGGTAGGACCTGCCGAAGTTATGCCCGACGCCCCATCGACTCCGACCGCCTCGCGCCTCAGTCTCTACGCCGCCTTCGCGGCCGTCTACCTGATCTGGGGCTCCACCTACCTGGCCATCCATTACGCCATCGAGACCCTGCCGCCCTTCCTGATGGCCGGCGCCCGGTTTTTCCTGAGCGGGTTAATCCTCGCCTTGGCTCTCCTGGCCCGTGGTGGTCCGCGTCCCGTCTCTGCCGATTGGCGCGGCGCCGCGATCGTCGGCATTCTTTTGCTGGCCGGCGGCAACGGGAGCGTCGTCTGGGCCCAGCAAAGCGTCCCCTCAGGGATCACGGCGATGCTGATCGCGACCACGCCTTTTTGGATGATCTTCCTCGACCGGCTCAGCGGCGGCTTGAGGCGTATCTCCCCGCTCAGCGCCTTGGCGGCCCTGGTCGGATTTGCGGGGGTCTTTGTCCTCCTCTTTCCCAAGGGCTTTGGGGGAATGGGGGCGGTACCGCTCGTGCCGGCCCTGGCGATCCTCGGCGCCGCCTTTTGGTGGTCCTTGGGCTCGGCGCTCTCGCGGTTTTTGCGGATGCCGACCTCGCCGTGGTGGTCGACAGCCCTGCAGATGCTTTGCGGCGGGGCCTTTTTGCTGGTCTTGGGGACCTTCCGCGGGGAATGGGCGGGTTTCGAGCCCGCGCGCATCTCCGCCGCCTCGGTCGCGGCTTGGCTTTACCTGATCTTTTTCGGCTCCATCGTGGGCTACTCGGCCTACCTGTGGATCCTGCGGCACAGCACGCCGACCCGGGTCTCGACCTATGCCTTCGTCAACCCGGTCGTGGCCCTGTTATTGGGCTGGGCGGTGGCGGGGGAGGCCCTCGGTCCCCGGACGCTCCTGGCCGCGGCCTTGATCCTGCCGAGCGTGGTGGTCTTGATCGGAGGAAAGGAGGAGCGCCGTGATCGCAAGGTCCGAGGCGGGAAAGTTCGCGAGGGACTGGATTCCAGCTTGGAACCCACGTGAGCTTGCGGCCTTCCCCGAGGTGGATCAGGCGGCCTCTTGAAGCCTGCGGATGCGGTCTTCGAGCGGGGGGTGCGAGGAGAAGAGCTTGAGAAAGCCCTTGCCGTGCCCGGAGATCTGCATCGTCTGGATCGAGGGGTGTTTGTGCGGGTCGACGACGTCGTAGGCCCGCTGCAGGGCCTGGAGGGCCGAGACCATCTTTTGGCGGCCCGCCAGCAGGGCCCCGCCCGCGTCGGCGCGGTACTCGCGGTAGCGCGAGAACCAGGCCACCACCAGGGATCCGAGGATCATGAAGAAGATCTCGAGGACGATCTGCACCAGAAAAAAGACTCCGTAGGAGATGCCGCGGTCGTCGCGGTCGCCCCGCAGGGCGGCGGAGACCGCGTAGGCGATCACCCGCGAGAGGAACATCACGAAGGCGTTGACCACGCCCTGGAGCAGGGTCATCGTCACCATGTCGCCGTTGGCGATGTGCGAGATCTCGTGGCCCAGCACCCCCTCGACCTCGTCGCGGTCCATGCTGCGCAGCAGGCCGGTGGAGACGGCGACCAGGGAGCGGGACTTGGTGGGGCCGGTGGCGAAGGCGTTGAGCTCGGGCGAGTCGTAGACGCCGACCTCGGGCATGTCGCGCAGGCCGGCGCTCTGCGCCAATTGGTAGACGGTTTGCAACAGCCTTTGTTCAGCGGGGTCCGGGCTTTGCGGGTCGATCACCTGGACGCCCATGGTCCATTTGGCCATCTGCCGGGACAGCGCCAGAGAGATAAGCGAACCGGCCATGCCCCAGATCAGGCAGAAGACGGCGAGGGAGGTGTAGTCGAGGCCGTATTGGTTGAGGTAGGGCCGGACTCCGAGCAGGTTGAGGAGGACCGAGATGGTCACCACCACCAAGAAGTTGACCAAGAGAAACAGCACCACCCGTTTAGCCATAACAAAATCCTCCACAAAGCCACGTCGCGGCGCGACCCAGACAGAAAATATTCACTAAAGGGCAACGCGTCAAGCGCGGCTTGGGTTGAATTTTTTTAGGGGTTTCCGCGCAGTCGCTCCAGGCGACGGAGGATCTTCTCGACATGGGTGGCGTGCCAATAAATCTTCCCGCAGACGGGGCAGCCGGTGAAGGCGGACTGGGAGGCGAAGACGTAGGGCCAAACCCGGCCCTCCACCTGGGCCTTGGGGAGGGGGAGAAGGGGGGTATTGCACTCCGCGCAGCGGCTGAGGCTGCGGGCCTCCGCGAGGGCCGCGCCGAAGTGCTCGCGGAATTCGGAAAACTGCTCCTCCATCCGGTCCCGACTGATGAAGAGGAATTCCTCCGGCCGCAAGGTGCGGATCAGACGGGTGTCCCGCGTGAGGAGGATGCGGTTCTCGCGCCGCGCCGCCGCGACCAGATCCGGATCGGGGATCTCCCGGCGATAGGCCACGTCCACGCCGGCCAGTCGCAGCCAGCGGGCGAGCTTGCCGAGCATTTCGTCCGCGAAGAAGCGCATGGGTCGATTATACTGGATTCTTCGGCCATTTCGATTACAAGCGAGGGATGCAGCTCTGGTTGATCCGGCATGGGGAGTGCGAGACGAACGCCGCCAGCGACGAGGCGAGGCTCTTGACGCCGCGGGGCCTCGAGGATGTCGCGAAGGTGGCGGCCCGAGCGGCCGCCGAGGCGTCGGCGGCTCCCCAGGCCATGCTCAGCAGCCCCTTCCGCCGGGCCCAACAGACGGCCGAGGCCTTCCAGGCGCAATGGGGTCTCGAGATCGAGACCGCATCCTGGCTCCTGCCGCTGTCGGGGGTCGCCGCCGCCTTGGAAGCGCTCCGCAAGCGGCCGGAAGAGGGGATCGTCCTCGTGGGGCACATGCCCAACCTGGGACTGCTGCTCGCGGCCTTGCTTTGGGGCCTGCCGCCGCGCGAGGCGGTGCTGCCCCGCGCCGCCGCGGCGCTCTTGGAGCTCCCCGCCTGGGAGCCCGGGGCCGCCAAGCTGAAACTTTTCATCAAACCCGAGGAGATCCCATGAAAATCGCTTCACTCGCCGGCATCGCCCTGACCCTCGCCCTGCTCACCGGCTGCCTGGAGTTCAACGAAGTCACTCAGCTCAAGCCCGACGGGAGCGTCGACTTCACCCTCAGTATCCAGCTGCCCGACATCCCCGACAAGAAGAAGGAGGATGAAAAGCAAAAGGAGGCCGAGCGGGATATCGAGGCGATGTTTCAAAAAATGGCGGGCTCCGTTCAATTGAAGGGCAAGACGGAAAAGACCGAATACGGCAAGACCACCTTCACCTTGGCGGCGGCCATGGATTCCTTGACCCGTATCGGACAGATCTACCAGGGCATCGGAAAGCCCGATTCGGGGAAGGATAAAAAAGAAGGCAAGGAAGTCTTCGACGAGATCTTTTCGCAGAAAAACGACTATCAGGTGAAGAAGGGCCCGAATAACAGCCTGGTCATCACCCGAAGCTTCGCGCCCCCCAAGAAGCCCAAGAAAAAGCCGGAGAAGAAAGACAAGGACTCCGTCGAATTCTCCAAGGACATGGAGGTCCTGATGTTGAACGCGATGACCTTCCAGTTCGAGTTCTTCTCCCCCACCGAGGTGATCCGCAGCAACGCGACCCAGGTCTTCGGCAACAACCTGCGCTGGGACGTCTCGCTGGGCTATCTCTCGGAGAAGCCCTTCAAGATGGAGATCGAGATCGCCGCGACCCCCGAGCTCGAGGCCGCTTTGCTGAAGAAATAAGCCCGGCGTCCCTTATCCCGGTGCCTCGTCGTCCGTAGACCGGCCCCCGCGGTCTTTCTTCCGAATGTAGAGCGTCTTGACGACGGTCACGCAGGTGTGTCCCTCGCGGTCGATTCCCTTCACCTCGAATCTCGGCAGGGATTTGCCCGTGCTCTCCAAGTCGCGGCGGATCGCGGCGAGTGCCTCGTCGGTGATGACGAAGCGGTAGGTCACCGTCGAGCGCGCCGGCCTTTGGTAGTGGATCTCGGCAGCCTTGTCCCAGACGATGTAGTCCTGGATGCCCAGGATCTTGATCAGCATCAGCATGTAGAAGGGGTCGGTGGCGGCGAAGAGGCTGCCGCCGAAGGCGGTGCCTACGTAGTTGCGGGTGAGCAGGCTTTTCTTCAGCTCGACGACGCATTCGCGCCAATCGGGGGAGATCGACTTCACCTTGGTCCGGGTGAAGAGATACGGCGGATAGAGGTTGAGCAGAAGGCGCAGGCCGCGCGGACCGAGTTCCATGCCTCCGAAATAGCAAAGGAGGCCTCAAAAAACCACCGCTCGTTTCCTTAGCGCCCGCCGTCTTGACGGGGCCTTCGCCGCTGGGCTAAGCAGCGCCCATGTCTTTCCGGAAAATGCTCCCGCTTCTTTTCCTGCTCGGCGCCTGCAGCGTCGCCTCCTCGCCGCAGGACGCCGCCACGCCCGCCGTCGAGGGGGCTAGGCTCTTCAAGGCCAAGGGTTGCACCACCTGCCACACGCTCGGCGAGGGGGTGAAGGTCGGGCCCGACCTCCAGGGCCTTTTCTCCCGCCGGGACGAGGCCTGGATCCGGCGTTACATCGCCGACCCGGTGACCATGGTGGAGCAGGACCCCATCGCCCGCGAGCTCAAGGCCCAATATAAGATCCAGATGCCCAAGATGATGATCTCTCCCGCCGAGATGGACCAGCTGCTGGCCTACCTCCGCGAGGCCG harbors:
- a CDS encoding DUF2917 domain-containing protein, yielding MKAWTITLGERQLWRPAFRGTAYRLRCVRGRVWATRDGDGVDYILGPGEAWEAEGEDGVLLEALTPAEIVVGPAEVMPDAPSTPTASRLSLYAAFAAVYLIWGSTYLAIHYAIETLPPFLMAGARFFLSGLILALALLARGGPRPVSADWRGAAIVGILLLAGGNGSVVWAQQSVPSGITAMLIATTPFWMIFLDRLSGGLRRISPLSALAALVGFAGVFVLLFPKGFGGMGAVPLVPALAILGAAFWWSLGSALSRFLRMPTSPWWSTALQMLCGGAFLLVLGTFRGEWAGFEPARISAASVAAWLYLIFFGSIVGYSAYLWILRHSTPTRVSTYAFVNPVVALLLGWAVAGEALGPRTLLAAALILPSVVVLIGGKEERRDRKVRGGKVREGLDSSLEPT
- the htpX gene encoding protease HtpX, whose amino-acid sequence is MAKRVVLFLLVNFLVVVTISVLLNLLGVRPYLNQYGLDYTSLAVFCLIWGMAGSLISLALSRQMAKWTMGVQVIDPQSPDPAEQRLLQTVYQLAQSAGLRDMPEVGVYDSPELNAFATGPTKSRSLVAVSTGLLRSMDRDEVEGVLGHEISHIANGDMVTMTLLQGVVNAFVMFLSRVIAYAVSAALRGDRDDRGISYGVFFLVQIVLEIFFMILGSLVVAWFSRYREYRADAGGALLAGRQKMVSALQALQRAYDVVDPHKHPSIQTMQISGHGKGFLKLFSSHPPLEDRIRRLQEAA
- the sixA gene encoding phosphohistidine phosphatase SixA, whose product is MQLWLIRHGECETNAASDEARLLTPRGLEDVAKVAARAAAEASAAPQAMLSSPFRRAQQTAEAFQAQWGLEIETASWLLPLSGVAAALEALRKRPEEGIVLVGHMPNLGLLLAALLWGLPPREAVLPRAAAALLELPAWEPGAAKLKLFIKPEEIP
- a CDS encoding DUF4442 domain-containing protein, with the protein product MELGPRGLRLLLNLYPPYLFTRTKVKSISPDWRECVVELKKSLLTRNYVGTAFGGSLFAATDPFYMLMLIKILGIQDYIVWDKAAEIHYQRPARSTVTYRFVITDEALAAIRRDLESTGKSLPRFEVKGIDREGHTCVTVVKTLYIRKKDRGGRSTDDEAPG
- a CDS encoding cytochrome c, yielding MSFRKMLPLLFLLGACSVASSPQDAATPAVEGARLFKAKGCTTCHTLGEGVKVGPDLQGLFSRRDEAWIRRYIADPVTMVEQDPIARELKAQYKIQMPKMMISPAEMDQLLAYLREAGAPTKP